Genomic window (Vibrio gallicus):
TGGACAAGAGTTGCTGCAAATAATAAACCTAGGGTCGCTACTGTAAACCAAAACTGGATCACGGTGTTGCTGGTAAACCATGCTGGTACAGTTGGGATAAGATAAACCTTCGCCATAGCGAACATAAATACCACACCCACCACAATCGAAAGCAGACTAAGTCCTTTTTGAACTACTCTGCCACCGATGTTCAATAGCGCACTCAACCACGCCAAGCCTGCAATAGCTAGAAAGCTTGAACCCGTTAAGATCTCATTGGAAAGAGCCGACGGACCTACACGATTAAATGCGTTGAACGCTCGTAATGGTGAGCCTAGGTGAGTCGTCGAACACATAAATCCAATCGCCATAACCGCAAGCACTAGAAAGCGAGCAATATGCAGATTACGAGTTGCGGGTTGGTTATTATTTAGCTGCTGAAGACTTAGTACAATCTGCGCACCTACTGCTGTTTGCGCCAGTACCGTAAACCCAACTAAAGGTAATTCATAGATCATTACTTAACCTCCCTTGGGTTTTGTAGAAAGCCGCTCTGATCGTTAGTTGGCTTACCATTTGGATTCAGCTTCACAATAAGGTTAGGATGGGTTAATGCTGAAGAAGGAAGCGGTGCTACA
Coding sequences:
- a CDS encoding dimethyl sulfoxide reductase anchor subunit family protein; this translates as MIYELPLVGFTVLAQTAVGAQIVLSLQQLNNNQPATRNLHIARFLVLAVMAIGFMCSTTHLGSPLRAFNAFNRVGPSALSNEILTGSSFLAIAGLAWLSALLNIGGRVVQKGLSLLSIVVGVVFMFAMAKVYLIPTVPAWFTSNTVIQFWFTVATLGLLFAATLVQVFGLGQECVLKTLAVIGIAFLSLHLASESLQVMLFGNIDTAIHHGMTQIAVLSGYVTVHVLLMALALLLWLVSAFVIEGKSSRSLLMCITLVVLLVAELAGRNVFYGMHFTAGLY